From the genome of Argentina anserina chromosome 4, drPotAnse1.1, whole genome shotgun sequence, one region includes:
- the LOC126790554 gene encoding squamosa promoter-binding-like protein 2 isoform X1 — protein sequence MNSLMVMEWNEKPPALWDWDNVFMFGTKVTETPKKLQTTGWSIEGDQGMNSESVYSPGGDGGSGVSGSELRDGTSKSSKSGSVSSSVGESKKSNLSLEAFEGLPKDYVDNKQSAREVEAFVSSPTHDISAGSGEPLLTLKLGKRMYFEDVCVGNNAKASAVSVISTPIGTKAKRFKSIGPSTVATYCQVEGCNIDLSSAKDYHRKHKICLNHSKCPKVIVNGVERRFCQQCSRFHGLSEFDEKKRSCRRRLSDHNARRRKPQPGALRDSTRLSSSLYSTDERQQISIVLDQASCAYSRHATNLSWDAACSFRFTQTKDYFPNPANGGGTSKQLHFAENRTPNSLAMLYQDSCGLSPSKGTTSQVSNRGAEESMISFNLNAPQNLNHALSLLSTSSWASSEAKPVSLDNTNHSYHTNIPQPVMHTMTRDLPLSSEFWQNEQPSLHTTQLTVSNSQSNGSNQYQDLHLIKGPYEFGYNTNQFN from the exons ATGAATTCTCTGATGGTGATGGAGTGGAATGAGAAGCCTCCCGCACTATGGGATTGGGACAATGTTTTCATGTTTGGCACGAAAGTCACTGAAACTCCAAAGAAGCTTCAAACAACAGGATGGAGCATTGAAGGAGACCAAGGAATGAACTCTGAATCTGTCTATTCGCCTGGGGGTGATGGGGGAAGTGGTGTGTCTGGCTCCGAATTAAGAGACGGTACATCAAAGAGTTCAAAATCAGGTTCTGTGAGCTCTTCAGTTGGGGAAAGTAAGAAATCCAACCTCAGCCTTGAGGCTTTTGAAGGTTTGCCGAAGGATTATGTCGATAACAAACAATCAGCTCGAGAAGTTGAAGCCTTTGTATCTTCGCCAACTCATGACATTTCAGCTGGCTCTGGTGAGCCATTGCTCACCCTAAAGCTTGGTAAGCGGATGTACTTTGAAGATGTTTGCGTAGGAAACAATGCTAAGGCCTCTGCTGTATCTGTTATTTCCACACCAATAGGGACAAAAGCAAAGAGATTTAAATCCATTGGTCCAAGTACAGTTGCTACTTACTGCCAAGTTGAAGGCTGCAATATTGATCTCTCATCAGCCAAAGATTACCATCGTAAACATAAGATTTGTTTAAATCATTCCAAATGTCCTAAGGTCATTGTAAATGGTGTAGAACGGCGGTTTTGCCAGCAGTGTAGCAG GTTTCATGGCCTTTCTGAGTTTgatgaaaagaagagaagctGTCGCAGACGTCTTTCAGATCACAATGCTAGACGTCGCAAACCACAGCCAGGAGCACTGCGAGATTCAACAAGACTGTCCTCATCACTGTACAGTACAG ATGAGAGGCAACAGATAAGCATTGTTCTGGACCAAGCCTCATGTGCTTACTCTAGGCATGCTACAAATTTATCATGGGATGCCGCATGTAGCTTCAGGTTCACACAGACGAAAGATTATTTTCCAAATCCTGCAAACGGTGGAGGTACTTCCAAGCAGCTACATTTTGCCGAAAATCGCACTCCAAATTCTTTAGCAATGCTTTATCAAGATTCTTGTGGGTTGTCACCATCTAAGGGCACAACATCTCAGGTTTCAAACCGAG GTGCCGAAGAATCTATGATCTCTTTCAACTTGAATGCACCGCAGAATCTTAATCATGCTCTCTCTCTTCTGTCAACCAGCTCATGGGCTTCATCTGAGGCAAAACCTGTTTCACTTGATAACACCAATCACAGTTACCATACCAATATCCCTCAGCCTGTGATGCACACAATGACCCGAGACTTGCCATTGTCCTCAGAGTTCTGGCAAAATGAACAGCCATCCCTACATACCACCCAGTTGACTGTCTCGAATTCACAGAGTAATGGCAGCAACCAATATCAAGATCTTCATCTGATCAAAGGACCCTACGAGTTCGGCTATAATACCAACCAATTCAATTGA
- the LOC126790554 gene encoding squamosa promoter-binding-like protein 2 isoform X2 has translation MNSLMVMEWNEKPPALWDWDNVFMFGTKVTETPKKLQTTGWSIEGDQGMNSESVYSPGGDGGSGVSGSELRDGTSKSSKSGSVSSSVGESKKSNLSLEAFEGLPKDYVDNKQSAREVEAFVSSPTHDISAGSGEPLLTLKLGKRMYFEDVCVGNNAKASAVSVISTPIGTKAKRFKSIGPSTVATYCQVEGCNIDLSSAKDYHRKHKICLNHSKCPKVIVNGVERRFCQQCSRFHGLSEFDEKKRSCRRRLSDHNARRRKPQPGALRDSTRLSSSLYSTDERQQISIVLDQASCAYSRHATNLSWDAACSFRFTQTKDYFPNPANGGGAEESMISFNLNAPQNLNHALSLLSTSSWASSEAKPVSLDNTNHSYHTNIPQPVMHTMTRDLPLSSEFWQNEQPSLHTTQLTVSNSQSNGSNQYQDLHLIKGPYEFGYNTNQFN, from the exons ATGAATTCTCTGATGGTGATGGAGTGGAATGAGAAGCCTCCCGCACTATGGGATTGGGACAATGTTTTCATGTTTGGCACGAAAGTCACTGAAACTCCAAAGAAGCTTCAAACAACAGGATGGAGCATTGAAGGAGACCAAGGAATGAACTCTGAATCTGTCTATTCGCCTGGGGGTGATGGGGGAAGTGGTGTGTCTGGCTCCGAATTAAGAGACGGTACATCAAAGAGTTCAAAATCAGGTTCTGTGAGCTCTTCAGTTGGGGAAAGTAAGAAATCCAACCTCAGCCTTGAGGCTTTTGAAGGTTTGCCGAAGGATTATGTCGATAACAAACAATCAGCTCGAGAAGTTGAAGCCTTTGTATCTTCGCCAACTCATGACATTTCAGCTGGCTCTGGTGAGCCATTGCTCACCCTAAAGCTTGGTAAGCGGATGTACTTTGAAGATGTTTGCGTAGGAAACAATGCTAAGGCCTCTGCTGTATCTGTTATTTCCACACCAATAGGGACAAAAGCAAAGAGATTTAAATCCATTGGTCCAAGTACAGTTGCTACTTACTGCCAAGTTGAAGGCTGCAATATTGATCTCTCATCAGCCAAAGATTACCATCGTAAACATAAGATTTGTTTAAATCATTCCAAATGTCCTAAGGTCATTGTAAATGGTGTAGAACGGCGGTTTTGCCAGCAGTGTAGCAG GTTTCATGGCCTTTCTGAGTTTgatgaaaagaagagaagctGTCGCAGACGTCTTTCAGATCACAATGCTAGACGTCGCAAACCACAGCCAGGAGCACTGCGAGATTCAACAAGACTGTCCTCATCACTGTACAGTACAG ATGAGAGGCAACAGATAAGCATTGTTCTGGACCAAGCCTCATGTGCTTACTCTAGGCATGCTACAAATTTATCATGGGATGCCGCATGTAGCTTCAGGTTCACACAGACGAAAGATTATTTTCCAAATCCTGCAAACGGTGGAG GTGCCGAAGAATCTATGATCTCTTTCAACTTGAATGCACCGCAGAATCTTAATCATGCTCTCTCTCTTCTGTCAACCAGCTCATGGGCTTCATCTGAGGCAAAACCTGTTTCACTTGATAACACCAATCACAGTTACCATACCAATATCCCTCAGCCTGTGATGCACACAATGACCCGAGACTTGCCATTGTCCTCAGAGTTCTGGCAAAATGAACAGCCATCCCTACATACCACCCAGTTGACTGTCTCGAATTCACAGAGTAATGGCAGCAACCAATATCAAGATCTTCATCTGATCAAAGGACCCTACGAGTTCGGCTATAATACCAACCAATTCAATTGA